A part of Jiangella alba genomic DNA contains:
- a CDS encoding PIG-L deacetylase family protein, whose translation MTNVLMLASYGLEIVECGGAIAKAVAAGETVNAAVLMCREESRPQVARAADILGVSGDVDFLDVSFGEVDLASATKVKVVELIRRTKPDVIIMQDPQHAQHDLDPDRRVIALLFAEALAVAGRDWRVEECGGHDPHPIPTIYYMTPEHPNCVVEIGDVLDKKLKALQELSSQNTFSAQHWLEHTTPEILRSVVPAWTDGELETLGAEGQRAFFTALALTNGLASHSGAVLGEPYRREGTFVMDRLTR comes from the coding sequence ATGACGAACGTCCTCATGCTCGCGAGCTACGGCCTGGAGATCGTCGAGTGCGGCGGCGCGATCGCCAAGGCGGTGGCCGCGGGCGAGACCGTCAACGCGGCCGTCCTCATGTGCCGCGAGGAGAGCCGGCCGCAGGTGGCGCGGGCGGCGGACATCCTCGGGGTGAGCGGCGACGTCGACTTCCTCGACGTGTCGTTCGGCGAGGTGGACCTCGCGTCGGCGACCAAGGTCAAGGTGGTGGAGCTGATCCGCCGCACCAAGCCCGACGTCATCATCATGCAGGACCCGCAGCACGCCCAGCACGACCTCGACCCGGACCGCCGCGTCATCGCGCTCCTCTTCGCCGAGGCCCTCGCCGTCGCCGGCCGCGACTGGCGCGTCGAGGAGTGCGGCGGCCACGACCCGCACCCGATCCCGACCATCTACTACATGACGCCCGAGCACCCCAACTGCGTCGTCGAGATCGGCGACGTGCTGGACAAGAAGCTCAAGGCGCTGCAGGAGCTGTCGTCGCAGAACACGTTCAGCGCGCAGCACTGGCTGGAGCACACCACGCCGGAGATCCTGCGCTCGGTCGTCCCCGCCTGGACCGACGGCGAGCTGGAGACGCTCGGCGCGGAGGGGCAGCGCGCGTTCTTCACGGCGCTCGCCCTGACCAACGGGCTCGCCTCCCACTCCGGCGCGGTGCTCGGCGAGCCGTACCGGCGCGAGGGCACGTTCGTCATGGACCGCCTGACGCGCTGA
- a CDS encoding formimidoylglutamate deiminase, giving the protein MTAYWAAHAWLPGGLSSGVRISVDDGVIVAVAAGSSASADDVRLPGVVLPGFANAHSHAFHRALRGRTHDGHGSFWTWREAMYALAGRLTPDTYYELARATYAEMALTGVTAVGEFHYLHHGPGGVPYADPNAMGAALRQAALDAGLRLTLLDTCYLAGGIGQPLDGVQLRFGDGSADGWAERFALLRDDATTRVGAAVHSVRAVPADAIGAVAAAAAGRPLHVHLSEQPAENEAALAAYGVTPAGLLDEHGALGPHTTVVHATHLTPGDIALLGAARTTACLCPTTERDLADGIGPARALLDAGAPLSLGTDQHAVIDLFEEARALETHERLRTLERGHFSPAELLAAATAHASLGWPDAGRLAPGARADLVAVRLDSPRTAGVDPAQVLFAATSADVDTVIADGRPIVTGGHHLLGDVGRLLSAAIVSASGGP; this is encoded by the coding sequence GTGACGGCGTACTGGGCCGCGCACGCCTGGCTGCCCGGCGGCCTGTCGTCCGGCGTGCGGATCTCGGTGGACGACGGCGTGATCGTCGCGGTCGCGGCCGGCTCGTCCGCGTCGGCCGACGACGTCCGGCTGCCCGGCGTCGTCCTGCCCGGGTTCGCGAACGCCCACTCGCACGCGTTCCACCGGGCGCTGCGCGGCCGCACGCACGACGGGCACGGCTCGTTCTGGACGTGGCGCGAGGCGATGTACGCGCTGGCCGGGCGGCTCACCCCGGACACGTACTACGAGCTGGCGCGAGCCACATACGCCGAGATGGCGCTGACCGGCGTCACCGCCGTCGGCGAGTTCCACTACCTGCACCACGGCCCCGGCGGCGTGCCGTACGCCGACCCGAACGCGATGGGCGCGGCGCTGCGGCAGGCCGCGCTCGACGCCGGCCTGCGGCTGACGCTGCTGGACACCTGCTACCTGGCCGGCGGCATCGGGCAGCCGCTGGATGGCGTCCAGCTGCGCTTCGGCGACGGTTCCGCCGACGGCTGGGCCGAACGGTTCGCCCTGCTGCGCGACGACGCCACCACGCGCGTCGGCGCCGCCGTCCACTCCGTCCGGGCCGTGCCCGCCGACGCGATCGGCGCCGTCGCGGCCGCCGCGGCCGGCCGCCCGCTGCACGTCCACCTCTCCGAGCAGCCGGCCGAGAACGAAGCGGCCCTCGCGGCCTACGGCGTCACGCCGGCCGGGCTGCTGGACGAACACGGCGCGCTCGGGCCGCACACGACCGTCGTCCACGCGACGCACCTGACGCCCGGCGACATCGCCCTGCTCGGTGCCGCGCGGACGACCGCGTGCCTCTGCCCGACCACCGAGCGCGACCTCGCCGACGGCATCGGGCCGGCCCGGGCGCTGCTCGACGCCGGTGCGCCGCTGTCGCTCGGCACCGACCAGCACGCCGTCATCGACCTGTTCGAGGAGGCCCGCGCGCTGGAGACGCACGAGCGGCTGCGCACGCTGGAGCGCGGCCACTTCTCCCCGGCGGAGCTGCTCGCCGCGGCGACGGCGCACGCGAGCCTCGGCTGGCCGGACGCGGGCCGGCTGGCGCCCGGCGCCCGCGCCGACCTCGTCGCCGTCCGCCTCGACTCCCCCCGCACCGCCGGCGTCGACCCTGCTCAGGTGCTGTTCGCCGCCACTTCCGCCGACGTCGACACCGTCATCGCCGATGGCCGCCCCATCGTCACGGGCGGCCACCACCTCCTCGGCGACGTCGGTCGGCTCCTATCGGCCGCGATCGTCAGCGCGTCAGGCGGTCCATGA
- a CDS encoding allantoate amidohydrolase yields the protein MTASFDSMWADLEPVGRDPRGGYRRFAWTDADATLREWFAAEAARRGLTAVADRAGNQWAWWGEPSAAAKGVVAGSHLDSVPNGGAFDGPLGVVSAFAAVDLLRSRGHVPSRPIGVVNFGDEEGARFGIACAGSRLLTGALTVDRALALTDADGVSLAQALGRQGLREPAADPEALDRVGTFVELHVEQGRALALGPLCNEHHDAPVRIGAHCKGDGDTASAPVGVATEIWPHGRWRVTLAGEANHAGTTPLDDRRDPMLGLADLVTSARAAAAAHGVLATVGKIEVDPNGVNAIPSEVRAWLDCRGADPDAVAAVLADLGRFAPRQESWTAATVFDPALAARLSGLLGGAPLLPTGAGHDAGILSAAGVPTAMLFVRNPTGVSHSPAEFAERADCHAGVEALADVLAELTR from the coding sequence ATGACCGCCTCCTTCGACTCGATGTGGGCCGACCTCGAGCCGGTCGGACGCGACCCGCGCGGCGGCTACCGGCGGTTCGCGTGGACCGACGCCGACGCGACGCTGCGCGAGTGGTTCGCCGCCGAGGCGGCCCGCCGCGGGCTGACCGCCGTCGCCGACCGGGCCGGGAACCAGTGGGCGTGGTGGGGCGAGCCGTCCGCCGCGGCGAAGGGCGTCGTCGCCGGGTCGCACCTGGACTCCGTCCCCAACGGCGGCGCGTTCGACGGCCCGCTCGGCGTGGTGTCCGCGTTCGCCGCCGTCGACCTGCTCCGCTCGCGCGGGCACGTGCCGTCGCGGCCGATCGGCGTCGTCAACTTCGGCGACGAGGAGGGCGCCCGCTTCGGCATCGCCTGCGCGGGGTCGCGGCTGCTCACCGGCGCGCTGACGGTGGACCGCGCGCTCGCGCTCACCGACGCCGACGGCGTCAGCCTCGCCCAGGCGCTGGGCCGGCAGGGCCTGCGCGAACCGGCCGCCGACCCCGAGGCGCTGGACCGCGTCGGCACGTTCGTCGAACTGCATGTCGAGCAGGGCCGGGCGCTCGCGCTCGGGCCGCTTTGCAATGAGCACCATGACGCACCGGTGCGTATCGGTGCTCATTGCAAAGGGGACGGGGACACCGCATCCGCGCCGGTCGGCGTCGCGACCGAGATCTGGCCGCACGGGCGCTGGCGGGTCACGCTGGCCGGCGAGGCCAACCACGCCGGCACCACGCCGCTGGACGACCGCCGCGACCCGATGCTCGGCCTCGCCGACCTGGTCACGTCCGCCCGGGCGGCGGCCGCGGCGCACGGCGTGCTGGCGACCGTCGGAAAGATCGAGGTCGACCCCAACGGCGTCAACGCCATCCCGTCCGAGGTGCGGGCCTGGCTGGACTGCCGCGGCGCCGACCCGGACGCCGTCGCCGCCGTCCTCGCCGACCTCGGCCGGTTCGCGCCGCGGCAAGAGTCGTGGACCGCGGCCACCGTGTTCGACCCCGCGCTGGCGGCCCGGCTCAGCGGCCTGCTCGGCGGCGCGCCGCTGCTGCCGACCGGCGCCGGGCACGACGCCGGGATCCTCAGCGCGGCAGGTGTGCCCACGGCGATGCTGTTCGTCCGCAACCCGACCGGCGTCTCGCACTCGCCGGCCGAGTTCGCCGAGCGGGCCGACTGCCACGCCGGGGTGGAGGCGCTGGCCGACGTGCTGGCGGAGCTGACCCGGTGA